DNA sequence from the Oryza brachyantha chromosome 5, ObraRS2, whole genome shotgun sequence genome:
gttGGAACCCACATAGGATCTGTTGAATATAAAGAGTAAAGTATATGAAACATGTCTACAAAAGAGAACCTTTTGAAAACTTTCTTGATTACACATTCAAAAATTCTTCAGTTTATACATGTTCAAAAACTTGGGCATCGTTGCAAAGCCAGACCTACGTAAAGCAGTTTACTCTGAGATGTGTTTTCACCATTTCTGATGCACAGGGACTTTTGACAAACAGGGAGGCTAAAAGTAATGATAAAACTAACTATTCTGGTTAGAATATTAGGGGGTGATGATCAAAGTTGACGGCAAATTAGAACAACGTGACTGAAATTGGGGCCAACTATCGTAAGTTAAAACTAAAGAaataatcatttattaaaaaatgggTGTTAAAGTACATACAGCCATAgccaaacatatatacaaactaaTATATCAATCATGCATAACAGGCTGGGCGTCCAATCATAAATCTGGATTTTAACGGCCAAGCTGATATTACCAGGATTAGCCATCGTGACTAATGAGAAGCTATAGGCTGCTGAGGGAATTTACAGATAGGTGGATGGTCGTGGCTGTACATGAATACCCCTTAAACCCCCTCAATGCCTCTTGGCCAGTGTCTTCCTGAGACCCCTTAAGATCTTGGAAAACCATATCATATTCATCACGAACAGTACGGCAGGTGCGACAGAAACCAGAAGATAACCAAAGGTGTCCATCTGCTTAACCTGTATGTGAAAAAGTATAAAGTCAGAACTATGTGTTTGATAGCCCTCACGTACATTGAATCCAGAAGAATCACCATGTACCTGATCATAATGTAAAAAGATCTGATAAAACAAGTACATGAACAGAATTATCCTCGCAATCTGCATGAAGGGATTTCTTTAATTGTTAGCAGAACAAGATACTTGAAGTtccaaaatatgtaaaaatccACAATATTGATTTACCAACAGATTTCGAGTGTTCAAATAAGTTTAGTCACATCTGCAGCTGCAACTTTGGTAGTTTCATCTTAAAACTCCCGTAATTAGGAAGGGTCATTTTCCTTTAGAACAATTCATTACCACTCTAGTTTATCCATAGGGCAAGATAAATGATAAACATCTCATTTGGTAGCAAACACATGCCAATATTATCCTCACTCAAAAACAACCATTtgtttaaacatatatacaaatccGAACTAGCAAGAGAACTGCTTCCAAGGCTAGCAGAAATTCCAAATCATaagatttaaataaaacaatactaCAATTGAAAAGCTCAGATGTAATTAGAGATCAATGCTTCAGAAAATATCATGCACACATCGCAGAATTTCCATCAAACTAAAGTTAGTGCAGAACAACACTAGTTTGGAATGTTATTCTTACCAGCCAAGTAACAAACATTGCAACTCCATTAACAACATATCTTTTGGATCTTTTCATTCCAGCAACATCAAGGAACCTTGATAACACAAAGAGCAAGAATAGCCGTTCAGATGGACCGATGGATTGAAGATAtcgaaacaaaattttgtgcaaagtATTTGTATACTCAGTTACCATCTTAGGTTGATTCCAGGTGTAGTAGTCTCAGATATGAGACTCATGTATGTGTATAACTGTCCTTCCCCAGAAAGCATAGCATACGTTACAGCAGTAAGTGACAGTATGTGGTGGATAATCTGACAAAAGACAACCAACGGTAATTTCGTGATGACTAATGACAAATAGTGCAGTTTGAAGGAGTCAAGTGGAGAGCAGTCATGTTAGTCAGGCAAGATGGAAAAGGGGAAAGAAAGATGAAAATTGTTTACTTACATACTCCACTCCACCAAGTGAAGGGTAAAGCCATAGTATCATGGCAAGGTCCGTAATGAAATACCCAACAGAGACCTAACAAACATGAGCTCGTATGAGGAAGGGGAAGATAGAGATGCCAAATATGAGATTAAACTAATAAATTACTAAGTATGATGAATTTTCACAGGTCACAAGACTAAGTAATTGCATATGTATACCCCTAGAGTGAAATTGGAGAGGCTTGAACTTCTAAATGTTACTGGCCCATCCTGCTGGTCAGAGAATAACCCCGAGAAGAAAACTAAGTATGTCGACATAAGTGTAATGAATATTGCATGGACGGTGGACATGCCCCTATTAACAAAGGGTCAGAAGATGTatcatcagaattcagaagctTATATAATAAGAGATGGACAATGAAATTTGGTAATTAAGTTGGTAAATCACGCTCACCTGTTATTCCATTCAATCTTTTGCATCTTTGTGAGAGAAGCATAACCTTTGAAGTAGAATGAACTGATAAAGCGTGTGAAATCAAACGCCTGAGCTAGCAAAGCAACACAATAGTCAAGATGCCATTACACGGATCATGAAAGAAAATGTTGGAAAATTATGCTACATAACTATGTGCCATCATCGTTGATCATGATTTCAAAGGAACAAATAAAACCAGTGCATGAAAAAGCAGGGTTATATTCCAATGCAGAAGAGCAATAATTTTGTACTGAAGTTGAGGCTGTGCGCAAAACTCAAACGGTGGAACTATCAAATATAATGTAGGAGTTGGCATTTCTCTTTGAGTATACACATGCACAATTATGAACATGTTATTGCACAGTTACACAGTAGACTAATGATTAACATAAAAGCGAGAGTGAGGAGTGACAGTACCAACTTGCACATCAGAATTCCGCCAAGCACAGAGGCGTATGGAACATACGAATCTGCTAGCAGGTAGTCCTTAACAAGCAGTTCTGCTTTGTACTGATAGGCTTTAGCAGCCATCAATGGCAGATCCATAATCAAATGTTGTTAACTCAACCTACTGAGGAAGACGAAATGAGAGATATATAAGTGCTTGAATAATAGGTGGACAATATGCAGGCATAAATAATCAGAGGTTAATGAGAATGTCACAATATTTATGGTGTTATTGTACCGTTGTCAGTTATCTTCAATGATGTACATTCAGTACCAGTTTGAAGACTtaatcaaaacaaaaggagatCATTGTTCAATCAAATTCCACATATAAGCAAGCAGTGTAAAATGAGAGAATTTCGTCGGTAGGTAGCTATTTATCAtcattggtaaaaaaaacatcaacaaCAGGATGCACAGCTCAAGGCCTAAATGGTCCCTGTGTCGTTTAGCGttctatcaaattttacatgcaAAAGACAAATCAGTTGCATATAACGGACAATCCATTTCTAGTAATCCCACAACAAAAAATGCGCAATCCACCTCtccatatacataaaaaaaaacagcataaAATTTCCGAAGCAATTTTTTCTCCTTTACGCTTGTACTGGGGCAGCATCCACCAAATACAAACAAAGCATCGACACGATCCCTCCCGTCCAATCCCACAACCAAAGTCCACCCCGGACATCGCCACAACCccccaccaccagcagctccCACCCTCCCACCCTGTACACAAACCGGattaagaacaaaaaatcCGCATGATCGGCGGGCAacccgagcggcggcggaagccGGTGGGGGCaacgcgagggaggaggaggaggaagggggacGCACCACCTGCTGCGCGTGTCGCGGGTTGCCGacgaggcgacgaggaggaggagggaggaggaggaggaggagaggaagcaagcggattggattggatggcCGCCGATTGTTCCGTTCTCCACGGTTTCGTCGGAAGCGCGGAGGATGCGGCAAAGGTGGAAGCTACTCGAACAAGGGAAAGGAAACGGAATAATTAAACCGATGGCGTAATAATCTACTCCTCCCTCCGTTATTATTctgtaatttaaaaatagtaaaaaaaatagatagataCCGTCTCCCTTCTAGAATTTCAGATTGTGTAACAGACTGAAAATAGAAGACTTGATGCTGAATGATGCGATAACATGATTAACATGATAAATAATAGTGCAAATTGTGCTACGATATTTATATTTGggtataagatttaaattttagaaattttgttatctatatttaaccatttgttttattaaaaattaacatatgTTATAATCTTTTAATATGGgtgaatttattactaaatatattttaattataaattatacttttaAATCTGTTcacaatattatatttttaaatatgttcacaatatttttaaataataacgATGATCAAATGCGTGTCAAAAGATCAACGTCATTcctattaaaatatgatgaatatattataattagatatataaaattatttacagGAAGGCATACTTAATGCGCAAGCAACTTATCATACCGTACCTGGTACGAGTGCTATTAATagttttgatttgtttgtttagtttaaactACACGTGAACTTTATTCTCACGCATTAATAAGATAAGCATAATTTTTATCGAGGAaataataagatattttatggGCCTTTCCGCCTTTGTAGATTCCGGTTTATGATCGAACTAGTTGTCTATTCTTTCCTTGCTAGAAAGGAAACTACAGCATAGGTAGTTGTACTTGTGCTTGATTGGGTAGCAAAGTTACACTttatcaaacgacatattttgACATTTCTTATGGCTGGCTGAAAAAGATAGAATTCAAGCAATTCacaatttgaaaaaaagaggTTGAGATGGCTCAAAGTTATGTTACCTTTGTAACCAGGTGTAAGATACCAATCATATTATGTTTGAATGTCCTATAGCGGTGTTCGCTTGGTGTGCTTGTAGAGATGCCTTAGGTTGGAATTTTATCCCCAGAAATTTTGAACATTTTAATTGGAGagttttggggggggggggggtctgataaaaaaatagaattataGTGATGTTATTAGCAGCAGTTAGCTGGAGCTTGTGGATGACAagaaatgatatgatttttaggaaaaaactGGTTTTCTCTCCTGTAACAATTATTTTTCGCATTATCTCACTTCTCAAG
Encoded proteins:
- the LOC102702097 gene encoding TLC domain-containing protein 4-like, whose protein sequence is MDLPLMAAKAYQYKAELLVKDYLLADSYVPYASVLGGILMCKLAFDFTRFISSFYFKGYASLTKMQKIEWNNRGMSTVHAIFITLMSTYLVFFSGLFSDQQDGPVTFRSSSLSNFTLGVSVGYFITDLAMILWLYPSLGGVEYIIHHILSLTAVTYAMLSGEGQLYTYMSLISETTTPGINLRWFLDVAGMKRSKRYVVNGVAMFVTWLIARIILFMYLFYQIFLHYDQVKQMDTFGYLLVSVAPAVLFVMNMIWFSKILRGLRKTLAKRH